A stretch of Flavobacterium sp. N1994 DNA encodes these proteins:
- a CDS encoding dipeptidase — MDNIKNYVQQNRERFINELIELLKIPSVSADSAYAHDVIATAEAVKSSLEKAGCNHVEICETPGYPIVFGEHIIDKNLPTVLVYGHYDVQPPDPMELWTSPPFEPVIKVTEIHPEGAIFARGSCDDKGQMYMHVKAFEYMIANNNLPCNVKFMIEGEEEVGSKSLSWFVERNQEKLSCDVILISDTGMISNQQPSITTGLRGLSYVEVEVTGPNRDLHSGLYGGAVANPINVLAKMIASLHDENNHITIPGFYDNVEELSAEERAEMAKAPFNLENYKKALDLNDVYGEKGYVTNERNSIRPTLDVNGIWGGYTGEGAKTVIASKAYAKISMRLVPHQDWEAITELFTKHFESIAPSGVTVKVKPHHGGQGYVTPIDSIGYRAANKAYTETFGVPAIPVRSGGSIPIVALFEKELKSKTILMGFGLDSDAIHSPNEHFGVFNYLKGIETIPLFYKYFVELSK, encoded by the coding sequence ATGGACAACATAAAAAATTACGTTCAACAAAACCGCGAACGTTTTATCAATGAATTAATTGAATTATTAAAAATACCTTCTGTAAGTGCTGATAGTGCTTATGCTCATGATGTGATTGCCACTGCGGAAGCGGTAAAATCTTCTTTAGAAAAAGCAGGTTGTAATCATGTAGAAATTTGCGAAACTCCAGGTTATCCAATAGTTTTTGGAGAACACATCATCGACAAAAACCTGCCAACTGTTTTGGTATATGGTCATTACGATGTACAACCGCCAGATCCAATGGAATTGTGGACCTCTCCTCCATTTGAACCCGTGATAAAAGTTACTGAAATTCATCCAGAGGGCGCCATATTTGCTCGAGGTTCATGTGATGACAAAGGGCAAATGTATATGCACGTTAAGGCATTTGAATATATGATTGCCAATAACAATCTGCCTTGTAATGTGAAGTTCATGATTGAAGGCGAAGAAGAAGTTGGGTCAAAAAGCTTGAGCTGGTTTGTAGAAAGAAACCAAGAAAAATTGAGTTGCGATGTAATTCTAATTTCAGATACTGGAATGATTTCCAACCAACAACCAAGCATTACAACAGGTCTACGTGGTTTAAGTTATGTTGAAGTAGAAGTTACCGGACCTAACCGTGATTTACATTCTGGTTTGTATGGTGGAGCTGTAGCGAATCCTATAAATGTTTTAGCCAAAATGATTGCCTCACTTCATGATGAAAATAATCATATTACCATTCCCGGATTTTATGATAATGTAGAAGAATTGTCGGCAGAAGAAAGAGCTGAGATGGCCAAAGCCCCATTCAATTTAGAAAACTATAAAAAAGCCTTAGACCTAAATGATGTTTATGGAGAAAAAGGATATGTAACCAATGAAAGAAACTCCATTCGTCCAACCTTAGATGTTAACGGAATCTGGGGTGGCTATACAGGCGAAGGAGCTAAAACAGTAATTGCCAGTAAAGCGTATGCCAAAATATCGATGCGTTTAGTACCTCATCAAGATTGGGAAGCCATCACCGAATTATTTACCAAACATTTTGAAAGTATTGCACCAAGTGGCGTAACTGTAAAAGTAAAACCTCATCACGGTGGCCAAGGTTATGTAACTCCTATTGATAGTATTGGCTATAGAGCAGCCAACAAAGCTTACACAGAGACTTTTGGCGTTCCAGCTATTCCGGTTCGCTCCGGAGGAAGTATTCCCATTGTTGCCTTATTTGAAAAAGAATTAAAATCAAAAACAATCCTAATGGGATTTGGTTTAGATAGCGATGCTATTCACTCGCCTAACGAACATTTCGGAGTATTCAATTATTTAAAAGGGATTGAAACGATTCCGTTATTCTACAAATATTTTGTGGAATTAAGTAAATAA